The genomic region TTTGCCGATTTGATGAATCGTCCAAAGGCTTTGTCCTTTTTCCGTTTGTCCAGATATGACCTCTCGTAGTGCTCCGACTCCTTCTTGAGCTTGATATAGCTGGCATAGCGATCTTCAGACAATTCACCATTCTCGACCGCGGCTCTGACGGCACAGCCGGGCTCGTGTTCGTGACTACAATTTACATATCGACAATTTGCGGAAAGCGCGACAAATTCTTCGAAACCCATGTTGATCCCATCGCCGGCACCTACAATGCCCAGTTCTCGCATACCAGGTGTATCAATCAACATTGCGCCTTGGCTAAGAACGATGAGTTGTCGGCGTGAGGTCGTATGGGTGCCTTCTCCTGTGCTGCTGACGGTCTTTGTTTCAAAGGCTTCCTGACCCATGAGACGGTTGATGAGAGTTGTCTTCCCGACACCCGATGAACCAAGGAGACAGTATGTCTTTCCCGAAGAGAGCTTCTTTTGAAGCTCATCAAACCCGATTCCGGTGATATTGCTGAGTGCAATCACTCTGGATTTGTTGACAGAGCTGATGATCGCAAGCTTCTGATCCAATTCATCCTGGGTTATCAAGTCCGTCTTCGTGAGGATGACAATCGGGTCAACATGTCCGTCCGCTGCCATTACGAGGTATCGATCCAAACGATGTGGATTAAAGTCAAAATGGCATGATTGAACAATAAATGCGGTATCTATGTTGGCTGCAATCATCTGGAAATCGACAGTTTCACCCGCGGTCTTGCGCCGCAAGAACGTCTTTCGCGGAAAGACCCGATGGATGATAGCTGCGGTGTCATTGTTGTAATAGTTCGCTGTCACCCAAT from Deltaproteobacteria bacterium harbors:
- the rsgA gene encoding ribosome small subunit-dependent GTPase A, with protein sequence MKLRDFGFDQWFEAHTTELRLDGCGFARISAVDRGSYLIKDESREVPAELSGRLTYQIDSSVDLPCVGDWVTANYYNNDTAAIIHRVFPRKTFLRRKTAGETVDFQMIAANIDTAFIVQSCHFDFNPHRLDRYLVMAADGHVDPIVILTKTDLITQDELDQKLAIISSVNKSRVIALSNITGIGFDELQKKLSSGKTYCLLGSSGVGKTTLINRLMGQEAFETKTVSSTGEGTHTTSRRQLIVLSQGAMLIDTPGMRELGIVGAGDGINMGFEEFVALSANCRYVNCSHEHEPGCAVRAAVENGELSEDRYASYIKLKKESEHYERSYLDKRKKDKAFGRFIKSAKKHIKA